The proteins below are encoded in one region of Reichenbachiella sp. 5M10:
- a CDS encoding ABC transporter ATP-binding protein: MKKEKASGNIVDFKVLKRLFAFAKPYMLSFNVLIFLTVALAILVPIRPYLIQVAIDTDVAQGDFDGLVEMIVLLIGLLVVQAIVQYFHTYLSSWLGQHIIRDIRTTLYAHVQRLKLKFFDNTPIGRLVTRNVSDIETLADVFSQGIAMMIGDLLQLVFILGFMFYTNWRLTLVSLSMLPILIFATYIFKEKIKVSFNNVRAAVANLNSFVQEHITGMNIVQIFNSEEEELRKFKEINREHRRANIKSVLYYSIYFPVAEVIQAVGIGLVVWYGAIQMIDSVFEPGELIAFIMYIMMFFRPIRMIADKFNTLQMGIVSSNRIMTLLDSTEHIPNEGSYVPENFEGGVIFDKVWFAYNDENYVLKDISFEVKPGETIALVGATGAGKSSVINLLSRFYDINKGAISIDGVDLQEYDLESLRQHIGVVLQDVFLFSDTIKANISLGNPDIPLQRIIEAADLVGAREFISKLPGGFEYNVMERGATLSVGQRQLISFVRAMVYDPKIIVLDEATSSVDTETEELIQKAIDKMMKGRTSIVIAHRLSTIQHADKIIVLDHGRIMESGTHDELLAKDSYYSQLHKMQYKEVVLSE; the protein is encoded by the coding sequence TTGAAGAAAGAAAAGGCAAGTGGAAACATTGTAGATTTTAAGGTGCTCAAGCGGCTGTTTGCCTTTGCCAAACCCTACATGCTGTCGTTTAATGTGTTGATATTTTTGACTGTTGCTCTGGCAATCCTTGTGCCGATTAGACCCTATTTGATACAGGTCGCCATCGATACGGATGTTGCTCAAGGCGACTTTGATGGTTTGGTGGAGATGATTGTGCTGTTGATTGGTTTGTTGGTGGTACAGGCGATCGTGCAGTATTTTCATACTTACCTGTCGAGTTGGCTAGGCCAGCACATTATTCGTGACATTCGGACGACTTTATATGCGCATGTTCAGCGACTCAAACTCAAGTTTTTTGACAATACTCCGATTGGTAGATTGGTCACTCGAAACGTGTCGGATATAGAAACCTTGGCGGATGTATTTAGTCAAGGGATAGCCATGATGATTGGTGATTTGCTACAGCTAGTATTCATTCTCGGTTTCATGTTTTACACCAATTGGAGGCTCACTCTTGTGAGTTTGTCAATGTTGCCGATATTGATTTTTGCGACCTATATTTTCAAAGAAAAAATCAAAGTCTCCTTCAATAATGTGAGAGCTGCAGTGGCCAATCTCAATTCCTTTGTGCAAGAGCATATCACCGGAATGAACATCGTACAAATCTTCAATAGTGAGGAAGAAGAATTGAGGAAATTCAAAGAAATCAACCGAGAGCATCGTCGGGCCAATATCAAATCAGTTTTGTATTACTCGATTTATTTTCCAGTAGCAGAGGTGATCCAAGCGGTAGGGATCGGTTTGGTCGTCTGGTATGGTGCTATACAGATGATCGACAGTGTCTTCGAACCTGGCGAGTTGATTGCTTTTATCATGTATATCATGATGTTTTTTAGACCGATTCGGATGATTGCAGATAAGTTCAATACCCTGCAGATGGGGATTGTGAGTTCCAATCGAATCATGACACTGCTAGATAGTACGGAGCACATCCCCAACGAGGGGTCATATGTTCCTGAAAATTTTGAAGGAGGAGTGATTTTTGATAAGGTGTGGTTTGCGTACAACGACGAAAATTATGTCTTGAAGGATATCAGCTTTGAGGTTAAACCTGGAGAAACTATCGCGCTGGTAGGAGCTACGGGTGCTGGCAAGTCGTCGGTGATCAATTTGCTCAGTCGGTTTTATGACATCAACAAGGGAGCAATAAGCATTGATGGTGTGGATCTACAGGAGTATGATTTGGAGTCCTTGCGCCAACATATAGGGGTAGTATTGCAGGACGTGTTTCTGTTTTCTGATACGATCAAGGCAAACATTTCGTTGGGCAATCCGGATATTCCTCTCCAAAGAATCATAGAAGCAGCAGATCTAGTAGGGGCTCGTGAATTCATTAGCAAGCTACCGGGAGGGTTTGAATACAATGTGATGGAACGAGGAGCCACACTGTCGGTGGGGCAGAGGCAATTGATCTCCTTTGTGAGAGCTATGGTTTATGATCCCAAAATCATCGTCCTTGATGAAGCTACTTCCAGTGTAGACACAGAGACAGAGGAACTTATACAGAAGGCTATTGATAAGATGATGAAGGGGAGAACCTCTATTGTGATTGCGCATAGGCTATCGACCATCCAGCATGCGGATAAAATCATCGTCCTCGATCACGGACGGATCATGGAGAGTGGAACTCACGACGAATTACTTGCGAAAGACAGTTATTATTCGCAGCTTCACAAAATGCAATACAAGGAAGTGGTATTAAGTGAATAA
- a CDS encoding response regulator transcription factor, with protein sequence MSEIKVLLADDHAIVMEGLEVILSASAEVEIVGSVFNGEEVLAFVKNNEVDLVVLDINMPVMDGITCAKQLKKAYPAIKIIILTMYAQKSFVEEIVKIGIDGCLLKSNTGKELLGAISMVMNGRPYYDQLKAFKSEDEVRQYKLSKREIDVIRLMAEGLTSSEIGERLFISELTVQTHRKNVMRKLDLNKGLQVVQFAKDNGLI encoded by the coding sequence ATGAGTGAAATCAAAGTGTTGTTGGCAGACGATCATGCGATCGTAATGGAAGGTTTGGAAGTGATTCTAAGTGCAAGTGCAGAGGTAGAGATTGTAGGCTCTGTGTTCAACGGAGAGGAGGTCTTGGCGTTCGTCAAAAACAATGAGGTTGATCTAGTAGTACTTGATATCAACATGCCCGTGATGGACGGCATCACCTGTGCGAAGCAACTCAAGAAGGCGTATCCAGCAATCAAAATAATTATCTTGACTATGTACGCCCAAAAGTCCTTCGTCGAGGAGATCGTCAAGATTGGTATAGATGGTTGTTTGCTTAAAAGTAATACGGGCAAGGAGCTCCTTGGGGCTATTTCGATGGTGATGAATGGAAGGCCATACTACGACCAGTTGAAAGCATTCAAATCCGAAGACGAAGTGCGTCAGTACAAGCTCAGCAAGCGCGAGATCGATGTGATCCGGCTCATGGCTGAGGGGTTGACCAGCAGTGAGATCGGAGAACGGTTGTTCATCTCTGAACTCACCGTGCAGACCCATCGCAAAAATGTCATGCGCAAGCTAGATCTAAATAAAGGTCTCCAAGTTGTACAATTCGCCAAAGACAACGGTCTGATTTAG
- a CDS encoding shikimate kinase, with product MAYPKKIYLIGMPGSGKSTFGRKLADQLGRQFFDLDEQIEKMSGLTIPEIFADAGEDQFRMFETYALGMITQLNEPALIATGGGAPCFNSNLELMNEAGCTIFLDTPLEIIIKRVLKDKATRPLVNDMPDQTVIADMTKLYNHRLPFYQQAKFTTDSNMDEVVAYLETL from the coding sequence TTGGCTTACCCTAAGAAAATATACTTAATAGGTATGCCCGGCTCGGGCAAAAGCACCTTTGGAAGAAAACTGGCGGACCAGCTAGGAAGACAGTTTTTTGATCTAGATGAACAGATTGAAAAGATGTCTGGTTTGACGATTCCTGAGATTTTTGCGGATGCAGGAGAGGATCAGTTTCGTATGTTTGAGACCTATGCCCTAGGGATGATTACCCAACTCAACGAACCTGCCTTGATTGCTACGGGGGGGGGAGCACCTTGCTTCAATTCCAACCTGGAACTCATGAATGAAGCTGGCTGCACCATATTTTTGGATACACCACTCGAGATCATTATCAAGCGCGTACTCAAAGACAAAGCGACGAGGCCTTTGGTCAATGATATGCCAGATCAAACGGTAATTGCGGATATGACTAAGCTATACAACCATCGCTTGCCTTTTTATCAGCAAGCTAAGTTTACCACTGATTCTAACATGGACGAGGTGGTCGCGTACTTGGAGACATTGTGA
- a CDS encoding NfeD family protein: MIDWIIIGLLILAGIGLIIIEIVFVPGTTIVGIAGFLVGGYGIYHSYELFGTMTGHWVLAASVTVGVCAIVYSFKSNTWSRFALKGSIQSKVNENLGSTLVLGQEGVTRSSLKPIGKADFGDVVVEVRSSGQFVEENKAIKIAKMDGNKIYVELIITNKI; the protein is encoded by the coding sequence TTGATAGACTGGATCATCATTGGCTTACTCATATTGGCAGGCATCGGACTGATTATTATAGAGATCGTCTTTGTGCCAGGCACGACGATTGTGGGTATTGCTGGTTTTTTGGTGGGTGGATATGGTATCTATCACAGTTATGAGCTTTTTGGGACGATGACAGGACATTGGGTGCTTGCTGCTTCGGTGACTGTCGGAGTGTGTGCAATAGTTTACAGTTTCAAATCCAATACATGGAGTCGATTTGCACTCAAAGGGTCAATCCAATCCAAAGTCAATGAAAACTTGGGAAGTACTTTGGTACTAGGTCAAGAAGGTGTCACTCGTTCTTCGCTCAAGCCTATTGGCAAAGCAGACTTTGGAGACGTCGTGGTAGAGGTGCGCTCCTCAGGACAGTTTGTTGAAGAAAATAAGGCCATCAAGATTGCCAAGATGGATGGGAATAAAATATACGTGGAACTAATTATAACGAATAAGATATGA
- a CDS encoding sensor histidine kinase: MESQSSPLNVEMVLVLGTSGMLLLVASIILFIYLYQRKLLKKKLEYQEIEDLLKREELKSAYAMLEGKDKAYRQVAEELHDNLGSMLVTLGMLSDTIPKKKDEESRNRLAGKISEVAARATEVTRRISHSLHSEALMHFGLKSAVYELTDALNESHSISVSTEVHLDRDIDSQVSLNVYRIIQELINNTLKHAKASQVNIDLTETQGHLSLIFEDNGVGFEKPEEHEKGLGLKSIRSRIDTLDGQMTLQTGKKGTTFIIDIPV; this comes from the coding sequence ATGGAGAGCCAGAGTAGCCCGTTGAATGTAGAAATGGTCCTAGTCCTTGGGACCAGTGGGATGCTGCTGTTGGTGGCATCCATCATCCTGTTTATCTACCTCTATCAGCGCAAACTGCTCAAGAAAAAACTGGAGTATCAGGAGATCGAGGACCTGCTCAAGCGGGAGGAACTCAAGTCTGCCTATGCCATGCTCGAAGGCAAAGATAAAGCCTACCGACAAGTGGCAGAAGAACTGCATGACAATCTCGGAAGCATGCTAGTGACTCTAGGGATGCTGTCTGACACTATCCCAAAGAAGAAGGATGAGGAGTCTCGCAATCGCCTCGCGGGTAAAATCAGTGAGGTAGCTGCACGAGCCACGGAAGTGACGCGGAGGATATCTCACAGCCTGCACTCCGAGGCTTTGATGCACTTTGGGTTGAAATCAGCGGTATATGAACTGACCGACGCACTCAACGAATCACACAGCATATCGGTGAGTACTGAGGTGCACTTGGACAGGGATATTGATAGTCAAGTGAGTCTGAATGTCTACCGTATCATCCAAGAATTGATCAACAACACTTTGAAGCACGCCAAAGCGAGTCAAGTCAATATTGACCTGACCGAAACGCAAGGACATCTCAGTCTTATTTTTGAGGACAATGGAGTGGGGTTCGAAAAGCCAGAAGAACACGAAAAAGGCTTGGGGTTGAAGAGTATTCGTTCTAGAATTGATACTTTGGATGGTCAAATGACTTTACAAACAGGAAAAAAGGGAACTACGTTTATTATTGATATACCGGTATGA
- the proS gene encoding proline--tRNA ligase — translation MSKGLPKRSEDYSLWYNELVKRADLAENSAVRGCMVIKPYGYAIWEKMQAVLDEMFKDTGHSNAYFPLFIPKSYLSKEADHVEGFAKECAVVTHYRLKNDENGNGVVVDPEAKLEEELIVRPTSETVIWNSYKNWIQSYRDLPLLINQWANVVRWEMRTRLFLRTAEFLWQEGHTAHATRQEAIDETVQMINVYATFAEEYLALPVLKGVKTESERFAGAEDTYCIEALMQDGKALQAGTSHFLGQNFAKAFDVKFANKEGGAMEYVWGTSWGVSTRLMGALIMAHSDDNGLVLPPKLAPFQVVIVPIFKGEEQLAEISEVALKIKADLKKVGVSVKFDNRDTYKPGWKFAEYELKGTPVRIAIGPKDLANGTVEVARRDLLEKSVMQLNDDFAQNISALLDNIQETIYKKALAYREEHSFTADTYEEFKTIINSEEGGFVYAHWDGTAETEEKIKNETKATIRCIPIDQPEEEGKCVYSGAPSKGRVVFAKAY, via the coding sequence ATGAGTAAAGGATTACCTAAAAGAAGCGAAGATTATTCGCTCTGGTATAATGAATTAGTGAAGCGAGCGGACTTGGCCGAGAATTCGGCGGTGCGAGGATGCATGGTCATCAAGCCGTATGGTTACGCTATATGGGAGAAAATGCAAGCGGTACTGGACGAGATGTTTAAGGATACAGGGCATAGCAATGCTTACTTTCCTTTATTTATACCCAAGTCATATTTGAGCAAAGAGGCTGATCATGTAGAAGGTTTTGCCAAAGAGTGTGCCGTAGTGACACACTACCGATTAAAAAATGATGAAAATGGAAACGGAGTAGTCGTCGATCCAGAAGCCAAACTGGAAGAGGAGTTGATTGTGCGTCCTACGTCGGAGACTGTGATATGGAACTCCTACAAAAACTGGATCCAATCGTATAGAGACTTGCCGTTGTTGATCAATCAGTGGGCCAATGTGGTGCGTTGGGAGATGCGAACACGGCTCTTTTTGAGGACAGCTGAGTTTTTGTGGCAAGAGGGGCATACTGCTCATGCTACCAGACAAGAGGCGATAGACGAGACAGTGCAAATGATTAATGTCTATGCAACATTTGCGGAGGAGTATCTTGCTTTGCCAGTACTCAAAGGAGTCAAAACGGAGAGTGAGAGGTTTGCTGGAGCAGAAGATACCTATTGTATCGAAGCACTGATGCAAGATGGCAAAGCGCTGCAGGCGGGTACGTCACACTTTTTGGGACAGAATTTTGCGAAAGCATTTGATGTCAAGTTTGCCAACAAAGAAGGCGGAGCAATGGAGTATGTGTGGGGAACGTCATGGGGAGTGAGTACACGCCTCATGGGAGCGCTGATCATGGCCCACTCGGATGACAATGGTTTGGTACTGCCTCCTAAATTGGCCCCTTTTCAAGTTGTTATCGTACCGATATTTAAGGGAGAGGAGCAATTGGCTGAAATCTCAGAAGTAGCATTGAAAATCAAAGCAGACCTAAAGAAGGTGGGAGTATCGGTCAAGTTTGACAACAGAGACACTTATAAGCCAGGGTGGAAATTTGCAGAATATGAACTTAAAGGGACACCTGTGAGGATTGCTATCGGACCAAAGGACCTTGCGAATGGTACTGTAGAAGTCGCTCGTCGGGATTTGTTGGAGAAGAGTGTCATGCAGTTGAATGATGATTTTGCACAGAATATTTCGGCACTTTTGGACAATATACAGGAGACCATTTATAAGAAAGCACTGGCATATCGTGAGGAGCATTCGTTTACGGCAGATACATACGAAGAATTCAAGACTATCATCAATAGCGAAGAAGGAGGGTTTGTCTATGCACATTGGGATGGTACCGCGGAGACTGAGGAGAAAATCAAGAATGAGACCAAAGCGACGATTCGTTGTATTCCGATCGATCAACCAGAGGAAGAAGGCAAGTGTGTCTATTCTGGAGCACCATCCAAGGGGCGTGTTGTTTTTGCAAAGGCATACTAA
- a CDS encoding OmpP1/FadL family transporter yields MLKKKIISLSLVLLSTLSITSAQVADGAFGYYNDALLFSRTYDGGTARMQGIGGAQVSLGGDINAAYANPAGLGSIRRSSMAMTMALDFNNTRSQYFDTTTDGFKANFNIANLGMAFSMLKEANEPGAFRGGTFAITVTRKNNFHSNYRYGGYNDTEVGKSSIVDSYLDRAWGIPEDDLQGDLFDAYNQYLINPYIATDSQTGQDFTAYDKFIGDFPFQEENVLTRGAQYEWDFSGGANINDIFFFGAGLGISTINYYTESTYTESDFLYNGQPDHVIDFYSTRNTLRVNGTGISGKFGIIARPAPFVRLGATVNTPTYYGMREKSSEDFWTVYNELIDNPDYEYYDEYLSNSRYSLVTPWKFTTGASIFIGKRGFLSADVDFINYAESTLQSNDFEVDADNTSIQNLYTNTINFRIGGEFRINQFMLRGGYGIDGDPYIDSSIDNSIQRISGGIGYKNEAFFIDLSVVHTHYDSQRSPYTIYSFDDPTDNISPVATISNNNLNVALTAGFSF; encoded by the coding sequence ATGCTCAAGAAAAAAATTATCTCCCTCTCCCTGGTATTACTTAGTACGCTCTCAATTACTTCTGCTCAAGTGGCAGACGGGGCGTTTGGCTACTACAATGACGCGTTGCTCTTCAGCAGGACATATGATGGGGGGACAGCACGGATGCAAGGAATCGGTGGAGCGCAAGTATCACTGGGTGGAGATATCAATGCTGCCTATGCCAATCCCGCTGGACTCGGCTCGATCCGTAGGTCGAGCATGGCTATGACCATGGCCTTAGACTTCAACAACACCCGATCACAGTACTTCGACACTACTACCGACGGCTTCAAAGCAAATTTCAATATTGCCAATTTGGGCATGGCATTTAGCATGCTCAAAGAAGCAAACGAACCCGGAGCATTTAGAGGAGGAACTTTTGCTATCACAGTTACGAGAAAAAACAATTTCCACAGCAACTATCGCTACGGTGGATACAACGACACAGAGGTTGGCAAATCCTCCATCGTCGACTCCTATCTCGATCGTGCTTGGGGCATTCCAGAGGACGATCTTCAGGGTGACCTATTCGATGCATACAACCAATACTTGATCAACCCCTACATCGCGACAGACTCGCAAACTGGGCAAGATTTCACTGCCTATGACAAATTCATTGGTGACTTTCCTTTCCAAGAAGAAAATGTGCTAACACGCGGTGCCCAGTACGAGTGGGATTTCTCTGGAGGAGCCAATATCAACGACATCTTCTTTTTTGGCGCAGGTCTGGGCATCAGCACCATCAACTACTATACAGAGAGCACCTATACAGAGAGTGACTTCCTATACAACGGCCAGCCCGATCATGTTATCGATTTCTACAGTACCCGCAACACCCTACGAGTCAACGGTACAGGGATCAGCGGCAAATTCGGAATAATCGCTAGGCCAGCACCCTTTGTAAGGTTAGGCGCCACGGTCAACACTCCGACCTATTATGGCATGCGCGAAAAATCCTCGGAGGATTTTTGGACCGTGTACAACGAACTTATAGACAATCCAGATTATGAATACTACGACGAGTACCTCTCCAATTCCCGGTATAGCCTCGTCACTCCTTGGAAATTCACCACTGGAGCCTCCATCTTCATTGGAAAACGTGGGTTTTTATCTGCTGATGTAGACTTCATCAACTATGCAGAGTCCACACTACAATCCAATGATTTTGAAGTAGACGCGGACAATACTTCCATTCAAAACCTCTATACCAATACCATCAACTTTAGAATAGGAGGAGAATTTCGCATCAACCAATTTATGCTCCGAGGGGGCTATGGAATAGATGGAGATCCTTATATAGACAGTAGTATTGACAACAGCATACAGAGGATATCAGGAGGGATAGGTTACAAAAATGAAGCCTTCTTCATCGACTTGTCCGTGGTTCATACGCACTACGATTCACAACGGAGCCCCTACACGATATATAGTTTCGACGACCCTACGGACAACATCAGTCCTGTTGCAACCATATCCAACAACAACCTCAATGTAGCTCTCACTGCCGGCTTTTCTTTCTAA
- the truA gene encoding tRNA pseudouridine(38-40) synthase TruA encodes MRYFLEISYDGTAYHGWQVQNNAATVQQVLNDALSTILRQEISTIGSGRTDTGVHALNQVVHFDLPAEVQVQNLCYKLNRLLPWDISANEIRRVQDDASARFAAVSRSYLYRMHQRKNPFLEKRSYQYSFPVDLEAMNASCEIVKQWMDFESLSKVQTEVKTFQCEIFDAKWEEYNDEFHFHVSANRFLRGMIRAMVGTMLLVGEGKINLDTFAAILESRDRTRAGRSVPACGLYLKDIIYPKDVYI; translated from the coding sequence ATGCGTTATTTTTTAGAAATCTCATATGATGGCACGGCTTACCACGGCTGGCAGGTCCAAAACAATGCGGCAACTGTGCAACAGGTGCTCAATGATGCCTTGTCTACGATATTGCGTCAAGAGATTTCTACGATAGGAAGTGGGCGGACAGATACAGGTGTCCATGCACTCAATCAAGTAGTGCACTTCGATTTGCCTGCAGAAGTACAGGTACAGAACCTTTGTTACAAACTCAATCGCCTCCTGCCTTGGGATATCTCGGCCAACGAGATCCGGAGGGTACAGGATGATGCGAGCGCACGTTTTGCAGCGGTGTCTCGATCGTACCTTTATCGGATGCATCAGCGCAAAAACCCGTTTTTGGAAAAACGCTCCTACCAGTATTCATTTCCAGTTGATTTAGAGGCGATGAATGCGAGTTGTGAAATAGTAAAGCAATGGATGGATTTTGAGAGTTTGAGCAAAGTACAGACAGAGGTCAAGACTTTTCAGTGTGAAATATTTGATGCAAAATGGGAAGAGTACAACGATGAATTCCATTTTCACGTTAGTGCGAATAGATTTTTGCGAGGGATGATTCGTGCGATGGTGGGTACGATGCTTTTGGTGGGTGAGGGAAAGATTAATTTGGATACTTTTGCCGCGATATTAGAAAGTAGAGATCGTACCCGAGCTGGGCGTAGTGTGCCGGCTTGTGGCTTGTATCTCAAGGATATCATCTATCCTAAAGACGTGTACATTTAA
- the floA gene encoding flotillin-like protein FloA (flotillin-like protein involved in membrane lipid rafts): MYYAIYAMIIIVGFFIFLYFVPVGLWITAQFSGVKVGLFDLVFMRIRKVPPSLIVNSLITATKAGLDVTSSELETHYLAGGHVPSVIKALISADKANIALEFNQAAAIDLAGRDVFEAVQISVNPKVITTPRVAAVASDGIQLIAVARVTVRANLTQLVGGAGEDTILARVGEGIVTSIGSAVTHKDVLENPDKISKLVLSRGLDAGTAFEILSIDIADVDVGKNIGADLQTDQAAADLKVAEAKAEERRAMAVAVEQEMKAKAQEARAKVIEAEAEIPKAMAEAFRDGNLGIMDYYKMDNIKADTEMRESIAKPKSSGTKKKDDR, from the coding sequence ATGTATTATGCCATTTATGCAATGATAATCATTGTAGGATTTTTTATCTTCTTGTACTTCGTGCCAGTGGGCTTGTGGATTACAGCTCAATTTTCTGGAGTGAAAGTAGGGTTGTTTGATTTGGTATTTATGAGAATACGGAAAGTGCCTCCGTCTCTTATTGTCAACTCATTGATTACAGCAACTAAGGCAGGATTAGATGTGACCTCCAGTGAATTGGAGACACATTACTTGGCAGGAGGGCATGTGCCGTCTGTGATCAAGGCTTTGATTTCGGCGGACAAGGCGAACATCGCATTGGAGTTTAATCAAGCTGCAGCGATCGATCTAGCAGGTAGAGATGTGTTTGAGGCAGTGCAGATTTCGGTCAATCCTAAAGTAATCACCACACCAAGAGTCGCTGCAGTAGCGTCTGATGGTATACAGTTGATTGCTGTAGCGCGAGTGACTGTGCGTGCCAATTTGACTCAGCTAGTCGGAGGAGCCGGCGAAGACACGATTTTGGCTCGCGTAGGAGAAGGGATTGTCACTTCGATAGGTTCGGCAGTGACACACAAGGATGTATTAGAGAACCCCGATAAGATTTCGAAGTTGGTTTTGTCAAGAGGGCTGGATGCAGGTACAGCATTTGAAATCTTATCGATTGATATTGCTGATGTAGATGTGGGTAAAAACATCGGAGCAGATCTACAGACGGATCAAGCGGCCGCAGACCTCAAAGTGGCAGAGGCCAAAGCAGAGGAGCGTAGAGCGATGGCAGTTGCTGTAGAGCAAGAAATGAAGGCCAAAGCACAAGAGGCACGAGCCAAAGTGATCGAGGCGGAAGCCGAGATACCGAAGGCAATGGCTGAAGCGTTTCGTGATGGTAACCTTGGGATCATGGATTACTACAAGATGGACAATATCAAAGCAGATACTGAGATGCGTGAGTCCATCGCCAAACCAAAGTCTAGCGGAACTAAAAAGAAGGATGACAGGTAA
- the kbl gene encoding glycine C-acetyltransferase, producing the protein MYKALKSKLTVALSELEEQGLFKKERIITTPQGADIQTSEGKAVINFCANNYLGLSSHPQVIEAAKATIDSHGFGMSSVRFICGTQDIHKELEQKISAFLGMEDTILYAAAFDANGGVFEPLLGPEDAIISDALNHASIIDGVRLCKAQRFRYLHNDMVDLEKQLIAAQDAKCKIIVTDGVFSMDGTVAQLDKICELAEQYDAMVMSDECHSTGFMGKTGRGVHEYRDVMGRVDIITGTLGKALGGASGGFTSGPKEVIEMLRQKSRPYLFSNTLAPSIVGASIAVIDMLSETTELRDKLESNTAYFRKGMVEAGFDIKPGDSAIVPIMLYDAVLSQEFAAKLLDEGIYVIGFYYPVVPQGQARIRVQLSAVHEQSHLDQAIAAFTKIGKELGVIQ; encoded by the coding sequence ATGTACAAAGCATTAAAGAGCAAGCTCACTGTCGCACTCAGTGAGCTCGAAGAGCAAGGGCTTTTCAAAAAGGAAAGAATCATTACGACCCCTCAAGGAGCAGATATCCAGACCTCTGAGGGCAAAGCAGTGATTAATTTTTGTGCGAACAACTACCTTGGACTGTCCTCTCACCCACAGGTGATCGAGGCTGCCAAAGCTACGATCGATAGTCATGGGTTTGGGATGTCTTCAGTGCGTTTTATATGTGGGACACAGGATATTCACAAAGAACTGGAACAGAAGATATCTGCATTTTTAGGCATGGAAGACACCATTCTCTATGCTGCTGCGTTTGATGCCAATGGAGGGGTTTTTGAGCCTTTGCTTGGGCCAGAGGATGCGATCATTTCTGACGCACTCAATCATGCTTCGATCATCGACGGTGTGCGTCTGTGTAAGGCGCAGCGGTTTAGATATCTGCACAATGATATGGTTGATCTAGAAAAGCAATTGATAGCAGCACAGGATGCCAAGTGCAAAATCATCGTGACCGACGGGGTGTTCTCTATGGACGGTACCGTAGCGCAATTGGACAAAATCTGTGAACTGGCGGAGCAGTATGATGCGATGGTCATGTCCGACGAATGTCATTCGACAGGGTTTATGGGCAAGACAGGTCGTGGTGTACATGAGTACAGAGACGTCATGGGACGTGTAGATATCATCACCGGGACGTTGGGTAAGGCACTGGGCGGGGCTTCTGGAGGTTTTACTTCAGGACCCAAAGAAGTCATTGAGATGTTGAGACAGAAGTCTCGTCCGTATCTTTTTTCGAATACGTTGGCGCCTTCTATAGTCGGGGCATCTATCGCTGTGATCGATATGCTCAGTGAGACGACTGAGTTGCGTGACAAACTGGAGAGTAACACGGCCTATTTTCGCAAAGGAATGGTAGAGGCGGGTTTTGATATCAAACCAGGAGATTCGGCGATCGTACCTATCATGCTCTACGATGCAGTGCTATCGCAGGAGTTTGCGGCCAAATTGCTCGACGAAGGCATCTATGTGATTGGGTTTTATTATCCTGTCGTCCCACAGGGGCAAGCCCGAATCAGGGTACAGCTCTCTGCTGTGCATGAACAGTCGCATTTGGATCAAGCCATAGCGGCCTTTACGAAAATTGGCAAAGAACTCGGAGTGATTCAATAA